A stretch of Arachis hypogaea cultivar Tifrunner chromosome 15, arahy.Tifrunner.gnm2.J5K5, whole genome shotgun sequence DNA encodes these proteins:
- the LOC112747231 gene encoding phosphomevalonate kinase, peroxisomal-like encodes MLKMQFSPWIEQASEPNKEAVIKALLGAKEAMLGIRYHMRLMGEAAGVPIEPELQTKLLDATLNLEGVLLAGVPGAGGFDAVFVVTLGDSSSNVTKIWSSLNVLALLVKEDPCGVSLESADPRTNETTSAVSSIHIE; translated from the exons ATGTTGAAAATGCAATTCTCACCGTGGATAGAGCAAGCTTCTGAACCCAACAAGGAAGCAGTTATTAAAGCATTGCTAGGTGCAAAAGAAGCTATGCTTGGGATTAGATATCATATGCGCCTAATGGGTGAGGCTGCAGGTGTTCCT ATTGAACCAGAATTACAAACAAAACTTTTAGATGCTACACTGAACTTGGAAGGAGTGTTGTTGGCTGGAGTTCCAGGAGCAGGAGGATTTGATGCTGTCTTTGTTGTTACTTTGGGAGATTCAAGCAGCAATGTGACAAAAATATGGAGCTCACTCAATGTTCTTGCCCTTCTGGTTAAAGAAGATCCTTGTGGCGTTTCTTTAGAAAGTGCTGACCCTAGAACAAATGAAACCACTTCAGCTGTATCTTCAATTCATATTGaataa
- the LOC112751191 gene encoding uncharacterized protein, whose protein sequence is MKATSKMIMGATLVTVLSLAIVLALILVLLAELYCSLLLRRRHPRTNTTTTTTTTPAASYPTLKNNNNNVYAQGVFQPPRSFLFPSLVCMAEEPNPNANESTPHSIGLVSVPSPLASFINRAPPTPKKLQQEVEQHPPPPPHHHECSNVNGDPEQHLMYISNPIYENQEEKEEGKVMMTTPFETPETSPSQLDDYDDDDVDLSPMKKLPEEASSLRVTFSASDQSHSNNNCLSSSSASPSTSPSW, encoded by the coding sequence ATGAAGGCCACATCAAAGATGATCATGGGAGCAACCTTGGTAACGGTTCTAAGCCTTGCCATTGTTCTCGCCCTCATCCTTGTCCTCCTTGCTGAACTCTACTGCTCCCTCTTGCTCCGCCGCCGCCACCCGAggaccaacaccaccaccaccaccaccaccacacccGCCGCTTCTTATCCAACCTTgaagaataacaacaacaatgttTATGCACAAGGCGTATTCCAGCCTCCTAGAAGCTTCCTTTTTCCTTCCCTTGTTTGCATGGCAGAAGAACCAAATCCAAATGCAAATGAAAGTACCCCTCATAGCATCGGACTTGTCTCTGTTCCTTCCCCACTTGCTTCCTTCATTAACAGAGCTCCACCTACTCCAAAGAAACTTCAACAAGAAGTAGAACAacaccctcctcctcctcctcatcatcacgaGTGCAGTAATGTTAATGGGGACCCAGAGCAGCACCTTATGTACATATCCAACCCCATTTACGAGaaccaagaagaaaaagaagagggcaAAGTGATGATGACAACGCCGTTTGAAACACCAGAAACTTCCCCTTCTCAATtagatgattatgatgatgatgatgtcgattTGAGTCCAATGAAGAAGCTCCCTGAAGAGGCTTCTTCGCTTAGGGTTACCTTCTCGGCAAGTGACCAGTCACATAGCAACAATAATTGTCTCTCCTCCTCTTCTGCTTCCCCTTCTACTTCTCCTTCATGGTGA